One part of the Cyclobacteriaceae bacterium genome encodes these proteins:
- a CDS encoding glutamine synthetase beta-grasp domain-containing protein has product MSKVKLEYIWLDGYTPTQSLRSKTKIIRNFDGTLDGCPMWSFDGSSTEQAPGGSSDCLLLPVALFPDPARRDAYLVMCEVLSPDGTPHPSNARATIQDDDRDFWFGFEQEYFLWNPETNKPLGFPENGYPSPQGPYYCSVGAGKAYGREIIEKHLDYCLTAGINVEGINAEVAPGQWEFQIFAKGAKEAGDQVWVARYLLERTAEQYGVSINWHCKPLGQTDWNGSGMHANFSNALLRECGSREVYEQICQGFAPLVKEHIEVYGADNHLRLTGKHETQSIDKFSYGVSDRGASIRIPIATVENGWKGWLEDRRPNSSADPYKVAARIITTVKHASNFEFAAINGNGVAHY; this is encoded by the coding sequence ATGTCGAAAGTAAAACTCGAATACATTTGGTTGGATGGTTATACCCCAACCCAAAGTCTGCGGAGCAAAACCAAAATCATCAGAAACTTTGATGGCACGTTAGATGGTTGCCCTATGTGGTCGTTTGATGGCAGTTCAACCGAGCAAGCACCCGGGGGATCTTCTGACTGTTTATTACTGCCTGTTGCCTTGTTTCCTGACCCTGCGCGAAGAGATGCCTATCTTGTGATGTGCGAAGTGCTGAGCCCGGATGGGACGCCCCATCCTTCCAATGCCCGCGCCACCATTCAAGATGATGACCGCGATTTTTGGTTTGGTTTTGAACAAGAGTACTTTCTTTGGAACCCAGAAACCAACAAGCCGCTTGGGTTTCCTGAAAATGGTTATCCATCACCACAAGGACCCTACTATTGTTCCGTTGGTGCAGGTAAAGCCTATGGCAGGGAAATCATTGAAAAACATCTTGACTACTGCTTAACAGCCGGCATTAATGTAGAAGGTATTAATGCCGAGGTGGCACCGGGTCAGTGGGAGTTCCAAATTTTTGCGAAAGGTGCTAAAGAAGCAGGTGACCAGGTTTGGGTAGCGCGCTACCTGCTTGAACGAACGGCTGAGCAATATGGTGTATCCATAAATTGGCATTGCAAACCCTTGGGCCAAACCGACTGGAATGGATCAGGCATGCACGCCAACTTCTCTAATGCGTTGTTAAGGGAATGCGGCTCTCGTGAAGTGTATGAACAAATATGCCAGGGATTTGCTCCGCTTGTTAAAGAGCATATTGAGGTTTACGGGGCCGACAATCACTTGCGTCTTACCGGCAAACACGAAACACAGTCTATCGACAAGTTTTCTTATGGAGTTTCCGATCGCGGAGCATCCATACGCATTCCTATTGCCACCGTGGAAAATGGTTGGAAGGGCTGGCTAGAAGACCGAAGACCGAATTCATCGGCCGATCCGTATAAAGTTGCAGCCCGCATAATTACCACGGTCAAGCATGCATCAAACTTTGAGTTTGCCGCCATTAACGGAAACGGGGTAGCCCATTATTAG
- the bshC gene encoding bacillithiol biosynthesis cysteine-adding enzyme BshC translates to MHRQKIPFEATNSFTPFFLDYIHQKESLKPFYGRFPTVANFSDQLKEKSASFAVQNREVLVAALQQQYKPFDIAEQVKTNLEKLKHKTTFTVTTGHQLNVFTGPLYFIYKIVTVINTCKRLKKAYPDYDFIPVYWMAAEDHDYEEIRSFRLYGKKYTWETNQQGAVGRFNTNDFKKLLADIPGDINLFKEAYTKHKKLSDAVRYYVNALFGNEGLIVVDGDDQALKKLFIPAIEQDLFEQRHKPVVDKADAALEAIGYKTQIHCREINLFYLEDGLRNRIEKIGNNFNVVDANISFTESELRELVQKSPEKFSPNVVLRPLYQEMILPNLGYVGGPAEVVYWLQLKGVFEQHDTAFPILMPRNFALVLDSPTERKLTKTGLTLEDFFLDKHHLFNKVALKFSASPIMLNGEKDSIIKHFKVIQQNALAIDKTLGGLVDAEKQRAINSLEKIEKKLLKAEKRKQSDRLQQVEAVKDNLFPNGSLQERTDNFLNFYQQDPNFIASLIQHFDPFDFSFNVLHYS, encoded by the coding sequence ATGCACCGCCAGAAAATTCCTTTTGAGGCCACCAACTCGTTTACCCCGTTTTTTCTGGACTATATCCACCAAAAGGAATCGCTGAAACCCTTTTATGGTCGCTTCCCAACCGTTGCAAATTTCAGTGATCAACTCAAAGAAAAGTCTGCTTCTTTTGCGGTTCAAAACCGGGAAGTATTAGTAGCCGCTTTACAACAACAGTACAAACCTTTTGACATTGCTGAACAGGTTAAAACCAACCTGGAAAAACTAAAACATAAAACCACCTTCACCGTAACAACCGGTCATCAGCTAAATGTTTTTACTGGTCCTCTTTATTTCATTTATAAAATCGTTACGGTTATCAATACCTGTAAACGACTAAAGAAAGCCTATCCAGATTACGATTTTATTCCGGTTTATTGGATGGCCGCGGAGGATCATGACTATGAGGAGATCAGGAGTTTCCGGTTATATGGCAAGAAGTACACCTGGGAAACCAATCAGCAAGGAGCTGTCGGCAGGTTTAACACCAACGATTTTAAAAAACTGCTGGCTGATATTCCGGGAGACATCAATCTGTTTAAAGAAGCTTACACCAAGCACAAAAAATTAAGTGATGCCGTTCGCTATTATGTGAACGCATTGTTTGGCAACGAGGGGTTGATTGTTGTTGATGGTGATGATCAGGCGTTAAAAAAATTATTCATTCCGGCTATTGAGCAGGATCTTTTTGAGCAACGCCATAAACCAGTTGTTGACAAAGCTGATGCCGCATTAGAAGCAATCGGGTACAAAACTCAAATTCATTGTCGTGAAATAAATCTTTTTTACCTGGAAGATGGATTAAGAAATAGAATTGAAAAAATTGGAAATAACTTCAACGTAGTCGATGCTAACATTTCCTTTACAGAATCTGAACTACGAGAGCTGGTACAGAAATCGCCAGAAAAATTCAGTCCCAACGTGGTGCTGCGCCCACTGTACCAGGAAATGATTTTGCCAAACCTGGGCTACGTTGGTGGCCCCGCAGAGGTGGTGTACTGGCTTCAGCTTAAAGGCGTTTTTGAACAGCATGACACTGCATTTCCGATATTGATGCCTCGTAATTTTGCTTTGGTGTTGGATTCACCAACCGAACGAAAGCTTACCAAAACAGGCCTTACACTCGAGGATTTTTTCTTAGACAAGCATCATCTCTTCAATAAGGTTGCCCTAAAATTTTCCGCCAGCCCGATTATGCTGAACGGTGAAAAAGATTCCATTATTAAGCATTTTAAGGTTATCCAGCAGAATGCACTAGCTATTGATAAAACGCTTGGCGGATTGGTCGATGCAGAAAAACAACGGGCCATTAATAGTCTGGAGAAAATTGAAAAGAAACTGCTCAAGGCTGAAAAAAGAAAACAATCGGATCGCTTACAGCAGGTTGAAGCCGTAAAGGACAATTTGTTTCCAAACGGAAGTTTACAGGAACGCACGGATAACTTTCTGAATTTCTATCAGCAAGACCCAAATTTTATTGCCTCATTGATCCAGCATTTCGATCCATTTGATTTCAGCTTCAACGTGCTCCACTATTCATGA
- the rpmB gene encoding 50S ribosomal protein L28, with protein MARVCEITGKRPQVGNNVSHANNKTKRRFYPNLQKKRFFVPEEGKWITLKVSTKAIKTINKLGISAVLKEAKQKGTLAK; from the coding sequence ATGGCGCGAGTTTGTGAAATTACCGGAAAACGGCCTCAGGTTGGAAACAACGTTTCCCACGCGAACAATAAAACCAAGCGCAGGTTCTATCCGAACCTTCAAAAGAAGCGTTTTTTTGTTCCTGAGGAAGGGAAATGGATTACCTTAAAAGTATCCACAAAGGCTATCAAAACGATCAATAAGCTGGGTATTTCTGCGGTTTTGAAAGAAGCAAAACAAAAAGGAACCCTGGCTAAATAA
- a CDS encoding 5-formyltetrahydrofolate cyclo-ligase, whose amino-acid sequence MTKQELRKVYLEKRMALSEAEYQQLNYRLCENFFTHIDLSFLKVIHTFLPLVEKREPDTWLIIDRIRREFPHIRLSIPKVNPETNQLDNYFFEGLHQLKKNEWGIMEPQQGIPTPPEKIDLVLVPLLAFDKQGNRVGYGKGYYDKFLATCNPSCTFVGVSLFAPVDRIDDIHSNDFLLSSTITPQQVYYF is encoded by the coding sequence ATGACCAAACAAGAGCTTCGCAAAGTCTACCTCGAAAAACGAATGGCACTTAGCGAAGCTGAGTACCAACAATTGAATTACAGGCTCTGCGAAAATTTCTTTACTCATATTGACCTGTCTTTTCTAAAGGTCATTCACACCTTTCTGCCTTTAGTTGAAAAGCGAGAGCCGGATACCTGGCTGATTATCGATCGCATCCGAAGAGAGTTTCCGCACATACGGTTAAGCATTCCGAAAGTAAACCCTGAAACCAATCAGCTTGATAATTATTTTTTTGAAGGCTTACATCAACTAAAGAAAAATGAATGGGGCATTATGGAACCACAACAAGGTATACCAACACCTCCCGAAAAAATTGACTTAGTGCTGGTTCCGCTGTTGGCCTTTGATAAGCAAGGCAACCGGGTAGGATATGGCAAGGGGTATTATGATAAGTTTCTGGCAACCTGTAATCCTTCGTGCACATTTGTTGGTGTCTCACTTTTTGCCCCTGTTGACAGGATTGACGACATCCATTCAAATGACTTTTTATTATCGTCAACAATTACCCCACAACAGGTTTACTATTTCTAA
- a CDS encoding T9SS type A sorting domain-containing protein, producing the protein MRLIVVFVFVTRFAVAQFTYTFHQQVPVIVGQDTLKMPWAGGLNTAQFNTIDLDGDGKNDLALFDRMANRVITFLNVDNTWKYAPEYEPFFPDEVSGFMILRDYNCDGKKDLFTKDVQGVKVFRNTTQAGQPLSWEQVLFYTGYPGAKSPVLLTKGFSGKINLQLQADDLPALVDLDGDGDLDILNVKFVGSSTIEFHKNFSKERYGTCDSLDFERITQTWGDVEECDCGVFAFGEPCNTGGRTKHAGGKSLLALDLDNDGDMDILFSEAGCTRIYQLTNTGTHETPLITSASNFPSGAPISILQFPAVFYEDVDFDGRKDLMASPSIFAREFIQTDLQQSTWFYKNTGTQQLPQFTFERRNFLQHEMIDVSDNAVPAFYDADGDGDLDMFIGTFVNGTRGSIYYYENIGNRNDPVFKLVTDNLLGLSFYNFTNIKPQFADVNGDAKMDLVFTASNATGIGTNLYYVLNNNNVGLNFNEQQVQSLNFPIFSSENILVTDINNDLKPDLLVGKRDGSLQYWQNMGTTSVPVFILTNNAYLGLGASILRQNLSMAVGDLNADGLPDLILGDQNGKLSIINNFKEGTNANNAVTDIIYNPLNQNYVSHNLGGRVWPAIANLFNTTKPAIVAGNILGGLHMLQHDESVALPEDPQITIYPNPVRLDLSPTINISVDRPAMAYVLSLTGQEVGQPILLQGQQLYQFKVDSLAPGMYIMRFFINQKSYARRFIVH; encoded by the coding sequence ATGCGCCTGATTGTAGTTTTTGTTTTTGTTACGCGCTTCGCGGTGGCGCAATTCACCTACACGTTTCATCAGCAGGTGCCTGTTATCGTGGGGCAGGATACGTTAAAAATGCCGTGGGCGGGTGGATTAAATACGGCTCAGTTCAATACAATTGATTTAGATGGTGATGGGAAAAACGACCTGGCTTTATTCGATCGTATGGCCAACCGGGTTATCACTTTTCTGAATGTCGATAATACCTGGAAATATGCGCCAGAATATGAACCCTTCTTTCCGGATGAAGTATCCGGATTTATGATCTTGCGCGACTACAACTGCGATGGGAAAAAAGATTTATTTACAAAGGATGTTCAGGGTGTAAAAGTTTTCAGAAACACCACGCAAGCCGGTCAGCCTCTTTCGTGGGAACAGGTACTTTTTTATACAGGTTATCCCGGGGCCAAAAGCCCGGTTTTGCTAACAAAAGGTTTCTCCGGAAAAATCAACCTTCAACTGCAGGCCGATGATTTACCCGCGTTGGTAGACTTAGATGGCGATGGGGACCTGGACATCCTGAACGTTAAATTTGTCGGCTCCAGCACCATTGAATTCCACAAAAACTTCAGCAAGGAACGCTACGGCACCTGCGACTCGTTGGACTTTGAGCGCATCACACAAACGTGGGGCGATGTAGAAGAATGTGATTGCGGGGTATTTGCTTTTGGTGAACCCTGCAACACAGGCGGACGCACCAAGCATGCCGGTGGCAAAAGCCTGCTCGCCCTCGACTTGGACAACGATGGCGATATGGATATCCTCTTTTCGGAAGCCGGATGTACACGGATCTATCAACTTACCAACACCGGCACCCATGAAACCCCGCTGATTACATCGGCCTCAAACTTTCCTTCCGGTGCACCCATTTCCATTCTTCAATTTCCAGCCGTATTCTATGAAGATGTGGACTTTGACGGAAGGAAAGATCTCATGGCTTCGCCCAGCATTTTTGCGCGCGAATTTATTCAAACCGACCTGCAACAATCTACCTGGTTTTATAAGAATACCGGTACGCAGCAGCTTCCACAATTTACTTTTGAAAGAAGAAATTTCCTTCAACACGAGATGATTGACGTAAGCGACAACGCTGTTCCTGCCTTTTACGATGCCGATGGTGATGGAGACCTTGACATGTTTATTGGCACGTTTGTAAACGGAACCCGCGGATCAATCTACTATTATGAAAACATAGGCAATCGCAACGACCCGGTATTTAAACTGGTAACGGATAATTTACTTGGTCTTTCATTCTATAATTTCACCAACATCAAACCCCAGTTTGCCGATGTAAATGGCGATGCAAAAATGGATTTGGTTTTTACGGCATCCAATGCAACTGGCATTGGCACCAATTTGTACTACGTACTTAATAACAATAATGTAGGCTTGAATTTCAACGAACAGCAGGTGCAATCGTTGAACTTCCCGATTTTCTCATCCGAGAATATTTTAGTGACCGATATCAACAACGACCTTAAACCCGATTTACTGGTAGGCAAGCGCGATGGCTCATTGCAATATTGGCAAAATATGGGAACAACCTCTGTACCTGTTTTTATCCTTACCAACAATGCTTACCTGGGGTTGGGTGCCAGCATTTTACGGCAAAACCTTTCCATGGCGGTTGGCGACTTAAATGCCGATGGCTTGCCCGATCTTATCCTGGGTGACCAAAATGGCAAACTATCCATCATCAATAATTTCAAGGAAGGCACAAACGCCAATAATGCCGTTACTGATATTATCTATAACCCACTTAATCAAAATTATGTAAGCCATAACCTGGGTGGTCGGGTGTGGCCCGCCATTGCAAACCTATTTAACACCACAAAACCCGCTATTGTGGCAGGCAATATCCTGGGCGGCTTGCACATGCTTCAGCACGATGAAAGTGTGGCTTTACCGGAAGATCCGCAAATAACCATTTACCCAAATCCCGTAAGGCTTGACCTTTCGCCCACAATTAATATTAGTGTAGACCGGCCTGCAATGGCCTATGTGCTATCCCTTACCGGTCAGGAAGTTGGCCAACCTATACTGCTACAAGGCCAGCAGCTTTACCAATTCAAAGTCGATTCCCTGGCTCCGGGCATGTACATCATGCGGTTTTTCATAAACCAAAAGTCGTATGCACGAAGGTTTATCGTGCATTAA
- the rpmG gene encoding 50S ribosomal protein L33: MAKKGNRIQVILECTEHKATGMPGMSRYITTKNRKNTTERLELKKYNPILKKVTVHKEIK, from the coding sequence ATGGCAAAGAAAGGCAACAGGATTCAGGTGATTTTAGAGTGCACAGAGCACAAGGCTACCGGTATGCCGGGCATGAGCCGTTACATCACTACCAAAAACCGTAAAAACACTACCGAGCGCCTGGAGTTGAAGAAATACAACCCCATCCTCAAAAAAGTAACTGTTCACAAAGAAATTAAGTAA
- the ftsY gene encoding signal recognition particle-docking protein FtsY — MAFLGGLFSKEKKESLDKGLEKTSSNIFSRLGKALVGKSTVDDDVLDNLEEILVSSDVGINTTLKIIERIQQRVARDKYLGTGELDKILKEEIAALLSENQSADQADFDIPGGKKPYVIMVVGVNGVGKTTTIGKLSAQFNERGKSVVLGAADTFRAAAVDQLKLWGERVGVPVISKGMNTDPSAVAFEAVQEGVKLDADIIIIDTAGRLHTKVNLMNELSKIRRVMQKVIPDAPHEVLLVLDGSTGQNAVIQAREFTKATDVTALAITKLDGTAKGGVVIGISDEFKIPVKYIGVGEKIGDLQVFNKAEFVDSLFRKG, encoded by the coding sequence ATGGCATTTTTAGGCGGATTATTCTCTAAAGAAAAAAAAGAGTCGTTGGATAAAGGGCTCGAAAAAACTTCCAGCAATATCTTCAGCCGTCTGGGTAAAGCTCTTGTGGGTAAATCTACCGTTGACGATGATGTGCTGGACAACCTGGAAGAAATCCTGGTATCGTCCGATGTAGGCATCAACACCACATTGAAAATTATTGAACGCATCCAACAACGGGTAGCGCGCGATAAATACCTGGGCACAGGTGAACTTGACAAAATACTTAAAGAAGAAATCGCTGCTTTGCTTTCCGAAAACCAATCTGCCGATCAGGCAGATTTTGACATCCCGGGAGGTAAAAAGCCCTATGTAATAATGGTGGTAGGGGTAAACGGTGTTGGGAAAACAACCACCATAGGCAAGTTATCTGCCCAATTTAACGAGCGAGGCAAATCGGTAGTGTTGGGCGCAGCAGATACATTTCGTGCTGCTGCGGTAGATCAATTAAAACTTTGGGGTGAACGCGTTGGTGTGCCTGTGATTAGTAAAGGCATGAACACCGACCCTTCCGCTGTAGCTTTTGAAGCCGTGCAGGAAGGCGTTAAGCTGGACGCTGACATTATCATTATTGATACCGCAGGACGTTTGCACACCAAAGTTAACCTGATGAACGAGCTCTCGAAAATCAGAAGGGTGATGCAGAAAGTAATACCGGATGCGCCACACGAAGTGTTGCTGGTGTTGGATGGCAGCACCGGGCAAAATGCGGTAATCCAGGCCCGCGAATTTACCAAGGCTACTGATGTTACTGCTTTGGCCATAACCAAACTTGATGGTACCGCTAAGGGCGGTGTGGTCATCGGCATATCGGATGAGTTTAAAATCCCGGTGAAGTACATTGGTGTGGGCGAAAAAATTGGCGACTTGCAGGTATTCAACAAAGCCGAGTTTGTTGATTCGCTCTTCCGGAAAGGGTGA
- a CDS encoding DUF4295 domain-containing protein — protein MAKKVVATLKKGDGKNFAKVIRAVKSEKTGAYTFKEEIVPAELVKEVLAKK, from the coding sequence ATGGCAAAGAAGGTTGTTGCTACATTGAAAAAAGGTGACGGAAAAAACTTCGCGAAAGTGATCCGTGCCGTAAAGTCTGAGAAAACCGGTGCTTACACATTCAAGGAAGAAATCGTTCCTGCCGAATTGGTGAAGGAAGTATTGGCCAAGAAGTAA
- a CDS encoding UDP-N-acetylmuramoyl-tripeptide--D-alanyl-D-alanine ligase — translation MDIQNLYQNYLKSGKVSTDTRQITPGSIFFALRGDKFNANQFAEEALAKGAQLAVIDDVGFAKDNRYVVVSDVLKTLQQLARYHRDQLTIPVIGLTGSNGKTTSKELLYAVLATTYKTFATKGNLNNHIGVPLSLLSIDHSVEMAVIEMGANHVGEIAELCNMANPTHGFITNIGKAHIGTFGGFDNIIRGKSELYNHLIQQGGVVFINSQNRILTNMAKRFSNPLFYPAVGDYYQCELVGADPYIKIKTESGDEVQTQLIGQYNFENIAVALCVGKYFGVDAKLANKAIADYVPANMRSQVIKKGTNTILLDAYNANPSSMAAAIETLAGMRALRKVLILGDMFELEEEAEAEHRNLGKFIRELGFTDVLLCGELMTAALQELPKARHFYKKELLLDYLRQNPINQATVLVKASRGIGLEAVMDAL, via the coding sequence ATGGATATTCAGAACTTATATCAAAACTACCTGAAGAGCGGTAAAGTTTCTACCGATACACGGCAGATCACGCCCGGTTCGATTTTTTTTGCATTGCGAGGCGATAAATTCAATGCCAATCAGTTTGCCGAAGAGGCATTGGCAAAGGGCGCTCAATTGGCTGTAATAGATGATGTTGGTTTTGCCAAAGATAACCGTTACGTGGTGGTGAGCGATGTACTGAAAACTTTGCAGCAGTTGGCCCGATATCACCGCGACCAACTAACCATTCCGGTAATCGGGCTTACGGGATCAAACGGAAAGACCACCTCAAAAGAATTGTTGTATGCCGTGCTGGCCACAACGTATAAAACCTTTGCCACAAAAGGAAACCTGAACAATCACATTGGTGTGCCCCTGTCCTTGCTTTCCATCGATCACTCAGTTGAAATGGCTGTAATTGAAATGGGGGCTAACCATGTTGGTGAAATCGCTGAACTGTGCAACATGGCAAACCCAACCCATGGATTTATTACCAATATTGGAAAAGCCCACATCGGCACGTTTGGTGGATTTGATAATATTATTCGCGGTAAGTCAGAATTGTATAATCATTTAATACAGCAGGGTGGCGTTGTATTTATCAATTCACAGAATCGTATTTTGACCAACATGGCGAAGCGGTTTAGTAATCCGTTGTTTTATCCTGCTGTTGGAGATTATTACCAATGTGAACTGGTGGGAGCCGATCCGTATATCAAAATTAAAACTGAATCGGGCGATGAGGTTCAAACGCAGCTAATTGGTCAGTACAATTTTGAAAATATAGCAGTTGCCTTATGTGTTGGGAAATATTTTGGTGTAGATGCAAAACTGGCAAATAAAGCCATTGCTGACTACGTACCGGCTAATATGCGGTCGCAGGTTATAAAGAAGGGAACGAATACTATTTTGCTGGATGCTTACAATGCCAACCCCAGCTCTATGGCGGCTGCTATTGAAACCCTGGCCGGTATGAGGGCTCTTAGAAAGGTTTTGATTTTGGGCGATATGTTTGAACTGGAAGAGGAGGCAGAGGCAGAACACCGCAACCTGGGGAAGTTTATCCGAGAACTTGGTTTTACCGATGTGCTATTATGTGGTGAATTAATGACCGCAGCATTACAAGAGCTCCCAAAAGCCCGGCACTTTTACAAAAAAGAGTTGCTGCTTGATTATTTACGGCAAAACCCCATCAACCAGGCAACGGTTTTAGTAAAGGCATCCAGGGGAATTGGATTGGAGGCGGTGATGGATGCTTTATAG
- a CDS encoding DUF2461 domain-containing protein — translation MPFDRILKFLKDISKNNDRDWFEKNKPRYLEAKTAFDDFLEELHKELLKFDESLAGLNPRKQAFRIYRDVRFSKDKRPYKVNLGAGFSAHGKMEQEPGYYVHIEPGKSFVAGGLYMPNADNLARVRQEIDYNAENFLKILKDKRFKKYFSGLDDFDRLKTAPKGYAKDHPHLELLKNKSFVVSYYFNDTQVKDKKFGKRVAEVCKALKPLNDFLNEAIS, via the coding sequence ATGCCGTTCGATAGAATCTTAAAATTCCTGAAAGACATTTCGAAGAATAATGACCGTGATTGGTTTGAAAAAAATAAACCCCGGTACCTCGAAGCTAAAACTGCATTCGATGATTTTCTGGAAGAGTTGCACAAAGAATTATTAAAATTTGATGAAAGCCTTGCTGGTTTGAACCCGCGCAAGCAGGCTTTTCGCATTTATCGCGATGTGCGCTTCAGCAAAGACAAACGGCCTTATAAAGTAAACCTGGGAGCTGGTTTTTCTGCCCATGGCAAAATGGAACAAGAACCGGGTTATTACGTGCACATTGAACCCGGTAAAAGTTTTGTTGCGGGAGGATTGTATATGCCCAATGCCGATAATCTTGCCAGGGTGCGTCAGGAGATTGATTATAATGCCGAAAATTTTTTGAAAATACTTAAAGATAAAAGATTCAAAAAGTACTTTTCCGGCCTTGATGATTTCGACCGGTTAAAAACAGCGCCCAAAGGCTATGCTAAAGATCATCCACACCTTGAATTGTTAAAGAATAAAAGCTTTGTGGTTTCCTATTATTTTAATGACACACAGGTGAAGGACAAAAAGTTTGGGAAGCGGGTTGCGGAAGTATGCAAGGCCCTAAAGCCGCTAAACGATTTTTTGAACGAAGCGATTAGTTAA
- the rimO gene encoding 30S ribosomal protein S12 methylthiotransferase RimO — translation MKTKGNRKTKVNIVTLGCSKNVVDSEVLLTQLRGNGIEAIHESKTDDASVVVINTCGFIDNAKQESIDTILRYVDAKEEGIVDKVYVTGCLSERYKTDLEKEIPDVDAWFGTRDLSRLLKQFKADYKQELVGERILTNPSHYAYMKISEGCDRPCSFCAIPLMRGKHISRPMEELVLEAKNLAKGGTKELLLIAQDSTYYGLDLYKKRNLAELLQRLSDVEGIDWIRLHYAFPSGFPLDVLDVMAERTNICNYLDIPLQHGSSRILQLMRRGTTREKTEELLQTIRDKVPGIAIRTTLIAGHPGETEEDFQEMVDFVEKSRFDRLGVFSYSHEENTHAYSMVDDVPAEVKQQRIDEIMEIQQGISLELNQEKIGKTFKVLIDRKEGGEFIGRTEFDSPEVDNEVIISAAQEYLRIGDFTNINITSATEFDLYGEVAK, via the coding sequence GTGAAAACAAAAGGAAACAGGAAAACAAAAGTCAACATTGTTACGCTGGGGTGCTCCAAAAATGTGGTGGACTCAGAAGTATTGCTGACCCAACTTCGGGGCAACGGCATTGAGGCCATACATGAATCCAAAACCGATGATGCCAGCGTAGTGGTTATTAACACATGCGGTTTTATTGACAATGCCAAGCAGGAATCGATTGACACCATATTGCGCTATGTTGATGCCAAAGAAGAAGGTATTGTTGACAAGGTTTATGTTACCGGATGCCTGTCAGAACGCTATAAAACTGATCTGGAAAAAGAAATTCCGGATGTAGATGCCTGGTTTGGAACGCGTGATTTGTCGCGCTTACTCAAGCAGTTCAAAGCTGATTACAAGCAAGAACTGGTTGGCGAGCGAATCCTCACCAACCCCAGCCACTATGCCTACATGAAAATTTCAGAAGGCTGCGACCGCCCGTGTTCTTTTTGTGCTATTCCGCTTATGCGTGGCAAGCACATTTCACGGCCTATGGAGGAACTTGTGCTGGAAGCGAAAAATCTGGCGAAAGGTGGCACTAAAGAATTACTACTCATTGCCCAGGATTCAACCTATTACGGACTCGATCTTTATAAGAAACGAAACCTGGCTGAATTACTGCAACGGCTTTCCGATGTGGAAGGCATTGACTGGATCAGGTTGCACTATGCTTTTCCGTCAGGCTTTCCGTTGGATGTGCTTGATGTAATGGCCGAACGCACCAACATCTGTAATTATTTGGATATTCCTTTACAGCATGGCTCAAGTCGCATATTACAACTCATGCGCAGAGGCACTACCCGTGAAAAAACAGAAGAGCTATTACAAACCATTCGCGATAAAGTTCCGGGTATCGCCATTCGTACAACACTTATCGCGGGCCATCCCGGGGAAACGGAAGAAGACTTTCAGGAGATGGTTGATTTTGTAGAAAAATCCAGGTTCGACAGGTTGGGGGTTTTTAGCTACTCGCACGAAGAAAATACCCACGCTTATTCCATGGTTGATGATGTGCCCGCTGAAGTCAAGCAGCAACGCATAGATGAGATCATGGAAATTCAGCAAGGGATTTCACTGGAGCTGAACCAGGAAAAAATTGGTAAGACTTTTAAGGTGCTGATCGATCGTAAAGAAGGCGGTGAATTTATCGGACGAACGGAGTTTGATTCACCCGAAGTGGATAATGAAGTGATCATTAGTGCGGCACAGGAATACCTTCGTATTGGGGATTTTACTAACATCAACATTACTTCAGCCACTGAATTCGACCTGTACGGAGAAGTAGCGAAGTAA